The Synergistaceae bacterium genome has a window encoding:
- the ftsA gene encoding cell division protein FtsA, producing the protein MYKEPEILVGLDLGTSKISVVIAERDSRFQEAQIIGVGYAPSQGIRKGLIINLEQAVRSVRQAVRDAENMVGFPIEEATVSFSGMEVSSITSRGMVSLGRAPRQVSISDVERVIEAAQSELSIPPNRVTLHTIPVKYSIDGNSGIDDPLGMTGIRLEMELQSVIVPTTVVQNIINCVESAGIQVNGLVIKSLACALGSLTDEETRAGVISLCIGGGTTGVALYTDGRPIKLSIVPIGGDHITNDLAYVMKIPISKAEEVKKLVSLNSEEDEQQELDVDVRGRLKTFSTTEAAEVVNCRLEELFSEHVKQQLAEFSMHMFPAGIVLSGGVAKTRGIELFASELLNLPVRIAEPLDVYQMPPGRNDCEYTTVAGVVRYMTSRDRNPYRYIETSVAELRSGVSQYTTGVAVKHQRKSTADRTDGIRGFMEYLKKSVKELF; encoded by the coding sequence ATGTACAAAGAGCCGGAAATATTAGTTGGGCTGGATCTTGGTACTAGTAAGATATCCGTGGTGATTGCGGAGAGGGATTCCCGTTTCCAGGAGGCTCAAATAATCGGCGTGGGATACGCTCCATCCCAGGGCATACGCAAAGGCCTTATAATCAATCTCGAACAGGCGGTCAGATCCGTCCGCCAGGCGGTCAGGGACGCGGAGAATATGGTGGGGTTCCCCATAGAGGAGGCCACGGTCTCTTTCAGCGGCATGGAGGTCTCGTCGATCACCTCGCGAGGCATGGTCTCGCTCGGCAGGGCGCCTCGCCAGGTCTCGATCTCCGACGTTGAAAGAGTCATAGAGGCGGCGCAGAGCGAGCTCTCCATCCCCCCCAACCGGGTGACTCTCCACACGATACCGGTGAAGTACTCGATAGACGGAAACTCGGGCATAGACGACCCTCTCGGAATGACGGGCATCCGTCTCGAGATGGAGCTGCAGTCCGTGATCGTCCCGACGACAGTGGTGCAGAATATAATCAACTGCGTCGAGAGCGCGGGGATCCAGGTCAACGGGCTTGTCATAAAATCCCTCGCATGCGCCCTGGGATCGTTGACCGACGAGGAGACAAGGGCCGGCGTGATCTCCCTATGCATCGGGGGCGGCACCACCGGAGTGGCCCTCTACACCGACGGCCGCCCTATAAAGCTCTCGATAGTTCCGATAGGGGGCGACCATATAACAAACGACCTGGCCTACGTGATGAAGATACCGATAAGCAAGGCCGAGGAGGTAAAAAAGCTCGTCTCGTTGAACTCCGAGGAGGACGAGCAGCAGGAGCTCGACGTTGACGTTAGGGGCCGCCTGAAGACGTTCAGCACGACGGAAGCGGCGGAGGTCGTCAACTGCCGACTTGAAGAGCTGTTCAGCGAGCATGTCAAACAGCAGCTTGCCGAGTTCAGCATGCATATGTTCCCGGCCGGTATCGTGCTGTCGGGAGGAGTGGCAAAGACCCGGGGGATAGAGCTCTTCGCCTCGGAGTTATTGAATCTGCCAGTTCGGATTGCGGAACCGCTTGACGTCTACCAGATGCCCCCGGGAAGAAACGACTGCGAGTACACGACCGTCGCGGGCGTCGTGAGGTACATGACGAGCAGGGACCGGAATCCTTACAGATATATAGAGACGTCCGTCGCCGAGCTTCGCTCCGGTGTTTCCCAGTATACGACCGGTGTAGCTGTCAAGCATCAGAGAAAGAGCACGGCGGACCGGACGGATGGTATCCGCGGTTTCATGGAGTATCTGAAAAAGTCCGTTAAGGAACTTTTTTAG